From the Solanum stenotomum isolate F172 chromosome 4, ASM1918654v1, whole genome shotgun sequence genome, one window contains:
- the LOC125861728 gene encoding developmentally-regulated G-protein 2, whose translation MGIVERIKEIEAEMARTQKNKATEYHLGQLKAKIAKLRTQLLEPPKGSSGAGEGFEVTKYGHGRVALIGFPSVGKSTLLTMLTGTHSEAASYEFTTLTCIPGIIHYNDTKIQLLDLPGIIEGASEGKGRGRQVIAVSKSSDIVLMVLDASKSEGHRQILTRELEAVGLRLNKRPPQIYFKKKKTGGISFNSTLHLTHIDEKLCYQILHEYKIHNAEVLFREDATVDDLIDVIEGNRKYMKCIYVYNKIDVVGIDDVDRLSRQPNSIVISCNLKLNLDRLLAKMWEAMGLVRVYTKPQGQQPDFAEPVVLSADRGGCTVEDFCNHIHRSLVKDVKYVLVWGTSARHYPQHCGLSHPLQDEDVVQIVKKKEREDGGGKGRFKSHSNAPVRISDREKKAPLKT comes from the exons ATGGGGATCGTAGAGAGGATTAAAGAAATAGAAGCTGAGATGGCTCGTACACAAAAGAATAAAGCAACTG AGTATCATCTTGGTCAGCTGAAGGCTAAGATAGCAAAGCTGAGGACACAACTGCTGGAGCCCCCTAAA GGTTCCAGTGGAGCTGGAGAGGGGTTTGAAGTCACAAAGTATGGCCATGGACGTGTTGCACTAATAGGATTTCCAAG TGTTGGAAAGTCAACACTCCTAACGATGCTGACTGGAACACATTCTGAAGCTGCATCATATGAGTTCACTACACTTACTTGCATTCCTGGTATTATACACTACAATGATACCAAAATTCAATTGCTTGATCTTCCGGGTATCATTGAGGGTGCATCAGAAGGCAAGGGGCGTGGTAGGCAG GTCATTGCTGTTTCCAAGTCATCAGACATTGTTTTGATGGTTCTGGATGCTTCAAAA AGTGAAGGCCATCGACAAATTTTAACAAGGGAGCTGGAAGCTGTGGGACTGCGATTAAATAAACGACCTCCTCAG ATATActttaagaagaaaaagacgGGAGGGATTTCTTTCAACAGCACGTTGCATCTGACACATATTGATGAGAAGCTCTGCTATCAAATTCTTCATGAATACAAGATTCACAATGCTGAG GTTTTATTTCGTGAAGATGCTACAGTGGATGACCTTATTGATGTTATTGAGGGAAATCGTAAATACATGAAGTGTATATATGTCTACAACAAGATAGATGTTGTCGGTATTGATGATGTGGACAGATTATCCCGACAGCCAAACTCCATTGTCATTAGCTGCAACTTGAAG CTGAATCTGGACAGACTACTTGCAAAAATGTGGGAAGCAATGGGTCTTGTTAGAGTTTATACAAAGCCTCAAGGCCAGCAACCAGATTTCGCCGAGCCTGTGGTTCTCTCTGCT GATAGAGGTGGCTGTACTGTAGAAGATTTCTGTAATCACATACATAGGAGCCTTGTTAAGGATGTGAAGTATGTTTTGGTATGGGGCACGAGTGCAAGGCACTACCCTCAGCATTGTGGTCTCAGTCATCCGCTTCAGGATGAAGACGTGGTTCAGATTGTCAAGAAAAAG GAGAGGGAAGATGGTGGAGGCAAAGGCCGATTTAAGTCACATTCTAATGCTCCTGTTCGGATATCTGACAGAGAGAAAAAGGCTCCACTGAAGACATAG
- the LOC125861744 gene encoding protein BIG GRAIN 1-like B: MLCSFPLFVKPYYNRPIFHSIDHGGQEKKSRNFISSSGSSSYYFNNRPKPIRTSISTNQEKFHKHIDQYPKDFNFYDSSLAKEKPKHDEDGFKKAKSRGLKIYRELKKAKQPISHGSRLSSFLNSLFTNGKKTKKSSNDNENRKIKSANASTCSSFSRLSLSKNIISTPCGQNNYDMDQQNVEAINGISSNYVHEEYEDDDDEGASYASSDLFELDIFSSMGLMELPAYEATNLGTNYLAIDANGN; encoded by the exons ATGCTATGCTCTTTCCCTCTCTTTGTCAAACCCTATTATAATAGGCCTATTTTCCACTCCATTGACCATGGTGGCCaagagaagaaatcaagaaacttTATTTCAAGTAGTGGCTCTTCTAgctattattttaataataggCCAAAACCAATTAGAACTAGTATTTCAACTAACCAAGAAAAGTTTCACAAGCATATTGACCAATATCCCAAAGACTTCAACTTTTATG ATTCTTCTCTAGCAAAGGAAAAACCTAAACATGATGAAGATGGTTTTAAGAAGGCAAAGTCAAGAGGTTTGAAGATTTATAGAGAATTAAAGAAAGCTAAACAACCTATTTCTCATGGAAGTAGACTATCAAGTTTCTTGAACTCACTTTTTACAAatggaaaaaaaacaaaaaaatcctcaaatgataatgagaatagaaaaataaaatcagcaAATGCATCAActtgttcttcattttctagATTAAGTTTaagcaaaaatattattagtactCCATGTGGACAAAATAATTATGACATGGACCAACAAAATGTGGAGGCTATAAATGGAATTAGTAGTAATTATGTTCATGAAGAatatgaagatgatgatgatgaaggtGCAAGTTATGCAAGTTCTGATTTGTTTGAGCTTGATATCTTTTCTTCCATGGGATTAATGGAATTACCTGCCTATGAAGCAACAAATCTAGGTACTAATTATCTAGCCATTGATGCAAATGGTAATTAA